The following coding sequences are from one Granulicella arctica window:
- a CDS encoding capsule assembly Wzi family protein, with the protein MTFSSSLAQTAPAPFPAAPIPTDQSPAVGPSRPAYDPDIDKVPEAKPIPEPAPPPVVIHEAPPPGKPKYTPQEIFTAYEPYGPGPMGGAQEDNLGSVYIPVDSWVYPEMMRLYGMGYVDTAFLSLRPWTRRSVLHMLQESQSEILAGDNQEAQAILAILLRELSDERMDDGAQPALFYGTQTAYTRMMGIGGNTLRDSYHLGQTLVNDYGRPYEKGFNNVTGFSSRNEWWRFSLNVRGEYQHAPRGTGYSQTLSAYLSNQDEIPFSGFNLNQATIPTGPVAAQNPFRLVEATLSFHLLGHEISGGKSDAWLGPGMGGGMAWSNNAENIYSFRINRVEPLYIPLLSRVVGPVRYDFFYGSLKGHTAPNDPWVHSEIFSFAPTANFQFGFQRTIIFGGAGHEPVTLHTFLKGFFDINDTNEAEKYSRNDPGARYSSVTFSYRLPLLRRYATFYTDTETHDDITPISAPRRAAYRPGLYLSHIPKLNKLDFRAEAVVTDFSTHASNGGGGNYYEVVQRQGYTNKGFIMGDWIGREGKGGQAWLTYHLSGNEWVQLEYLNKKSAKDFIPGGTTQNQFKLDVVKRIGKDFEAHGWVQYERWKAPVYLPGLQSDTTAAVQLTWHPKLRAAAGTDQ; encoded by the coding sequence ATGACGTTCTCATCGAGCCTGGCACAGACCGCTCCAGCCCCGTTTCCTGCGGCGCCTATTCCGACGGACCAGTCCCCTGCGGTGGGACCTTCGCGTCCGGCATACGATCCAGATATCGATAAGGTTCCTGAGGCGAAGCCGATACCGGAGCCAGCGCCGCCGCCGGTGGTGATCCATGAGGCCCCTCCTCCGGGCAAGCCCAAGTACACCCCACAGGAGATCTTTACGGCGTACGAGCCGTATGGGCCGGGGCCTATGGGCGGCGCGCAAGAGGACAATCTCGGTTCGGTCTATATTCCAGTGGATAGCTGGGTGTATCCGGAGATGATGCGGCTGTATGGGATGGGGTATGTCGATACGGCGTTTCTGAGCTTGCGTCCATGGACACGGCGGAGCGTGCTGCACATGCTCCAGGAGTCGCAGAGCGAGATTCTGGCAGGCGACAACCAGGAGGCGCAGGCGATTCTGGCGATTCTGCTGCGCGAGCTTAGCGACGAGAGGATGGACGACGGCGCGCAGCCAGCGCTGTTCTATGGGACGCAGACGGCGTATACGCGGATGATGGGGATCGGCGGCAATACACTGCGGGACAGCTATCACCTGGGGCAGACGCTCGTGAACGACTATGGGCGGCCGTACGAGAAGGGATTCAACAATGTTACGGGCTTCTCGTCGCGAAATGAGTGGTGGCGGTTCTCGCTGAATGTGCGTGGGGAGTACCAACATGCGCCGAGGGGTACGGGCTACTCGCAGACGCTGTCGGCGTATCTTTCCAACCAGGACGAGATTCCCTTCTCGGGGTTCAACCTGAACCAGGCGACGATTCCTACGGGACCGGTTGCTGCGCAAAACCCGTTCCGTCTGGTGGAGGCGACGCTGTCGTTTCATCTACTGGGGCATGAGATATCGGGCGGCAAGAGCGATGCGTGGCTGGGACCGGGGATGGGCGGTGGGATGGCGTGGTCCAACAACGCCGAAAACATCTACTCGTTCCGCATCAATCGCGTGGAGCCGCTGTATATTCCGCTGCTGTCGCGGGTGGTGGGGCCGGTGCGATACGATTTTTTCTATGGCAGCCTGAAGGGGCATACGGCACCGAACGACCCCTGGGTTCACTCGGAGATCTTCTCGTTTGCGCCGACTGCGAACTTCCAGTTCGGGTTTCAGCGGACGATCATCTTCGGCGGAGCGGGGCATGAGCCGGTCACGCTGCATACCTTCCTGAAGGGCTTCTTCGACATCAACGACACAAACGAGGCGGAGAAGTATTCGCGCAACGATCCGGGTGCCCGGTACAGCTCGGTCACCTTCTCCTACCGGCTTCCCTTGCTGCGTCGCTATGCGACGTTCTATACGGATACCGAGACGCATGACGATATAACGCCGATCTCCGCGCCTCGACGGGCAGCCTACCGGCCTGGACTGTACCTGTCGCATATCCCGAAGTTGAACAAGCTGGACTTCCGGGCGGAGGCGGTGGTGACGGACTTCTCGACGCATGCGAGCAATGGCGGCGGCGGCAACTACTACGAGGTGGTGCAGCGCCAGGGGTATACGAACAAGGGATTCATTATGGGCGACTGGATTGGCCGCGAGGGTAAGGGTGGTCAGGCGTGGCTGACGTATCACCTGTCGGGCAATGAGTGGGTGCAGTTGGAGTATCTGAACAAGAAGTCGGCGAAGGACTTTATCCCGGGAGGGACGACGCAGAACCAGTTCAAATTGGATGTCGTCAAGCGGATTGGGAAGGACTTTGAGGCGCATGGCTGGGTACAGTACGAGCGCTGGAAGGCACCGGTGTATCTGCCTGGATTGCAGAGCGATACGACGGCGGCGGTGCAGTTGACGTGGCATCCGAAGCTGCGGGCAGCGGCGGGGACGGACCAATAA
- a CDS encoding UDP-glucuronic acid decarboxylase family protein, whose amino-acid sequence MTQQTILLTGAAGFLGSHLTDLLLAEGHTVIGVDNLSTGNSANLAHLANEPRFHFVEQDICQPFDVGAVDYVFNLASPASPVDYDRLGPETLLVGSTGTVNTLEIAKKYNAGYLHASTSECYGDPEVHPQVETYWGNVNPIGPRSVYDEAKRFSEATVTAYHRYYNVNTHLVRIFNTYGPRLQANDGRVISNFMIQALQGNPLTIYGDGLQTRSFCYVSDLLDGIVRLSRSDEHRPVNIGNPVEFTMIECANEVLAVTGSKSSIVHKPLPQDDPARRRPDITRAQNLLGWEPKIKLRQGLEQSLAYFQSCVNNGATA is encoded by the coding sequence ATGACCCAGCAAACGATCCTCCTAACGGGGGCCGCAGGCTTCCTCGGCTCCCACCTCACGGACCTCTTGCTCGCTGAGGGCCACACCGTCATCGGCGTGGACAACCTCAGCACCGGTAACTCCGCCAACCTCGCGCATCTTGCGAACGAGCCCCGCTTCCACTTCGTCGAGCAGGACATCTGCCAGCCCTTCGACGTCGGAGCGGTTGATTACGTCTTCAACCTCGCCTCACCCGCCAGTCCGGTCGACTACGACCGCCTCGGCCCCGAAACCCTCCTCGTCGGCTCGACCGGCACCGTCAACACCCTCGAGATAGCGAAGAAGTACAACGCCGGCTACCTCCACGCCTCCACATCCGAGTGCTACGGTGACCCCGAGGTCCATCCCCAGGTCGAGACCTACTGGGGCAACGTCAACCCCATCGGCCCACGCTCGGTCTACGACGAGGCCAAGCGCTTCTCCGAAGCCACCGTCACCGCCTACCATCGCTACTACAACGTCAACACGCACCTCGTCCGCATCTTCAATACCTACGGCCCGCGCCTCCAGGCCAACGACGGCCGCGTCATCTCCAACTTTATGATCCAGGCACTCCAGGGCAACCCGCTCACCATCTATGGCGACGGTCTACAAACCCGCAGCTTCTGCTACGTCTCGGACCTCCTCGACGGCATCGTCCGTCTCTCACGCTCGGACGAGCACCGACCCGTCAACATCGGCAATCCCGTTGAGTTCACCATGATCGAGTGCGCCAACGAGGTCCTCGCCGTTACCGGCTCCAAGTCCAGCATCGTCCACAAGCCCCTCCCGCAGGACGACCCCGCCCGCCGTCGGCCCGACATCACCCGCGCCCAGAATCTCCTCGGCTGGGAGCCGAAGATCAAGCTGCGCCAGGGCCTCGAACAGTCGCTCGCCTACTTCCAATCCTGCGTCAACAACGGAGCCACAGCTTAA
- a CDS encoding UDP-glucose dehydrogenase family protein encodes MSEAISIAVVGSGYVGLVAAVCFAEMGHDVICVDNDERKVAALQGGDTLIHENYLPELLERYRNTKVRFTTDLAEATRECEAIFIAVGTPQSETGDADLSYVEAVACEIARSLTSYKVIVEKSTVPVYTNEWIRRAIERNGVARELFDVVSNPEFLREGTAVVDFLHPDRIVVGADSERAAALLNGIYAPLTTGEYYTRPSHIEGVCNVATPPPLLNTSTKSAEIIKHASNAFLAVKISFINAVSNLCEATDANVEQVARGIGLDSRIGPKFLRPGIGYGGSCFPKDVAAFRSVAEQLGIDFGMLSEVEKINASQKKRFLAKVRSALWTLRGKRLAVLGLAFKGETDDIRESPAIDLVEMLIGEGCTVAAYDPAAIKRTEQELPAGAQLRYATDAFDAANDADALLVLTDWAEFAAIDLDKLYATLRYPIVIDGRNLFDPSVMQEHGFTYLSVGRPSVGPVRDRRRNDPAGVAAN; translated from the coding sequence ATGAGTGAAGCGATTTCAATAGCTGTTGTCGGATCCGGGTATGTTGGCCTGGTTGCCGCTGTCTGTTTTGCTGAGATGGGCCACGACGTCATCTGTGTCGACAACGATGAGCGCAAGGTTGCCGCCCTCCAGGGTGGTGATACGCTGATCCACGAAAACTACCTCCCCGAACTGCTGGAGCGGTATCGCAACACCAAGGTTCGCTTCACCACCGATCTCGCCGAAGCCACGCGCGAGTGCGAAGCCATCTTCATCGCCGTCGGCACCCCGCAGTCAGAGACCGGCGACGCCGATCTCTCCTACGTGGAAGCAGTCGCCTGCGAGATCGCCCGCTCGCTCACCAGCTATAAGGTCATCGTCGAAAAGAGCACCGTGCCGGTCTACACCAACGAGTGGATCCGTCGCGCCATCGAGCGCAACGGCGTCGCCCGCGAGCTCTTCGATGTCGTCTCCAACCCCGAGTTCCTCCGCGAAGGCACCGCCGTCGTCGACTTCCTGCACCCCGACCGCATCGTCGTCGGTGCCGACAGCGAACGCGCCGCCGCCCTGCTCAACGGCATCTATGCTCCGCTCACCACAGGCGAGTACTACACCCGTCCGAGCCACATCGAAGGCGTGTGCAACGTGGCCACCCCGCCGCCCTTGCTCAACACCTCCACCAAGAGCGCCGAGATCATCAAGCACGCCTCGAACGCCTTCCTCGCCGTCAAAATCTCCTTCATCAACGCCGTCTCGAACCTCTGCGAAGCCACCGACGCCAACGTCGAGCAGGTCGCCCGCGGCATCGGCCTCGATAGCCGCATCGGACCCAAGTTTCTCCGTCCCGGCATCGGCTACGGTGGCTCCTGCTTCCCCAAGGACGTCGCCGCCTTCCGCTCAGTAGCCGAGCAGTTGGGCATTGACTTCGGCATGCTCAGCGAGGTCGAAAAAATCAACGCCAGCCAGAAGAAGCGCTTCCTCGCCAAGGTCCGCTCCGCGCTCTGGACCCTGCGCGGCAAACGCCTCGCCGTCCTCGGCCTCGCGTTCAAGGGAGAGACCGATGACATCCGCGAGTCACCCGCCATCGACCTCGTCGAGATGCTCATCGGCGAGGGCTGCACCGTCGCCGCCTACGACCCCGCCGCGATCAAGCGCACCGAGCAGGAGCTTCCTGCCGGAGCCCAGCTCCGCTACGCCACCGATGCCTTCGATGCCGCCAACGACGCCGACGCCCTGCTTGTCCTCACCGACTGGGCCGAGTTCGCCGCGATCGATCTCGACAAACTCTACGCCACCCTCCGCTATCCCATCGTCATCGACGGCAGAAATCTCTTCGATCCCTCCGTCATGCAAGAGCACGGATTCACCTACCTCAGCGTCGGCAGACCCTCCGTGGGTCCCGTACGTGATCGCCGACGAAATGACCCAGCCGGAGTAGCAGCGAACTGA
- a CDS encoding GumC family protein: protein MTSQGTPNPPNVGVPGARASEFSVTSSDTSLSEVLITLRKRRWVLIITVLLGLFYGFYRAISQPKLYEATGRIQVRTGSSNEYRMTSVSSLLGTDSSTRLQTEVNILKSDTLLLTVAREMNLPNNPIFLGIKGNAPTRYSVDDPRIRQKTIRTLQANLTVQLIPKTDIIRLTYSSLSPKLSADIINKLIADYIQHSYETRFESTQRVSQWLSGQLDDLKQQVETSEEKMIDVQKRLGIVGMDPTHSQITMGLEDLLKASDQARIVRIMAEARYRTLENMGANAVEPSGGSGGGAASPGVGGGDSSSGTASVGLQSLRLQLSTLRATYAEALATLGPNNPVAQSEKAQIDELNKQIELEQQRMVQASREAYQIALSSENKTTGTLDAAKDEAYKLRDDLVEYTLRQREYEANRTLYDGLRQRLRTASVQAGLESLEIDIVDQALPPASPTLQPKSTIVIVALLVSLIIGASIAFLMESLDTGLRSIAEIEAITELPSLAIIPRSRRSNAEAGGNLSTAQRNINVLVQPKAQFAEAIRSLRTSLLLSTTGQPPKFIVFTSATPSEGKTTTAANLACVLAQGDSTVLLIDADLRRPNVHHRFGLNGKVGVTTVLTGSSTLENSVQRIPEVPNLSILPSGPVPPFPTEMLTSHAMDTLLEECGKHYTHVVIDTPPILSVTDAVLLARKADAVALVIRHGKSSKHVVRRARDLLIRSGAPLAGIVLNAVDLNAPEYYGYYGYSGYSYSSIDSDSWEAKAPSDDTKKSKRRS, encoded by the coding sequence ATGACTTCCCAAGGAACACCAAACCCACCGAATGTGGGAGTCCCCGGTGCGCGCGCATCCGAGTTCAGCGTAACCTCATCCGACACCAGCCTGTCGGAGGTACTGATTACCCTTCGCAAACGCCGCTGGGTTCTGATAATAACCGTCCTGCTTGGTCTATTCTATGGTTTTTACCGGGCCATATCGCAACCGAAGCTCTACGAAGCAACTGGACGGATCCAGGTTCGCACGGGATCGTCGAACGAATACCGCATGACTTCGGTATCGAGCTTGTTGGGCACGGACTCATCGACCCGGTTGCAGACCGAGGTCAACATCCTGAAGAGCGATACGCTGCTGCTGACCGTCGCCCGGGAGATGAACCTGCCCAACAATCCAATTTTTCTTGGAATTAAGGGCAACGCGCCTACGCGCTACTCGGTGGACGACCCACGCATCCGCCAGAAGACGATCCGCACCCTACAGGCCAATCTAACGGTCCAACTGATCCCGAAGACGGACATTATCCGCCTCACCTATAGCAGCCTCAGCCCGAAGCTCTCGGCAGACATTATCAACAAGTTGATCGCGGACTACATTCAGCACAGCTATGAGACTCGGTTTGAGTCCACGCAGCGGGTTTCGCAATGGCTCTCCGGGCAACTCGACGATTTGAAGCAGCAGGTCGAGACTTCGGAAGAAAAGATGATCGATGTCCAGAAGCGACTGGGCATCGTCGGCATGGATCCGACGCACAGCCAGATCACGATGGGGCTCGAAGATCTGCTGAAGGCCTCCGATCAAGCGCGGATTGTACGCATCATGGCGGAAGCTCGCTATCGCACGCTGGAGAACATGGGCGCGAATGCGGTCGAGCCGAGCGGCGGTTCAGGGGGCGGCGCGGCCTCTCCGGGCGTAGGCGGAGGGGACAGCAGTTCGGGAACTGCCTCTGTCGGACTGCAAAGCCTGCGATTGCAATTGTCAACTCTCCGGGCGACCTATGCGGAGGCTCTGGCCACACTGGGACCGAATAATCCAGTCGCTCAATCCGAGAAGGCGCAGATTGATGAGCTGAACAAACAGATTGAGCTCGAACAACAGCGAATGGTGCAAGCCTCGAGAGAGGCGTACCAGATTGCTCTCAGCAGCGAAAACAAGACTACTGGGACGCTCGATGCCGCAAAAGACGAAGCCTACAAGCTTCGCGACGACCTTGTGGAATACACGCTTCGTCAGCGCGAGTATGAGGCTAACCGCACGCTGTACGACGGTCTGCGGCAGCGTCTACGGACCGCCAGTGTGCAGGCCGGGCTCGAGTCGCTCGAGATCGATATTGTCGATCAGGCGCTTCCTCCGGCAAGCCCGACGCTGCAACCGAAGTCGACGATCGTGATTGTCGCGCTGCTTGTCAGTCTGATCATCGGAGCCTCCATTGCCTTCCTGATGGAGAGTCTGGATACCGGCCTGCGGAGTATTGCCGAGATCGAGGCCATTACCGAACTCCCGTCGCTGGCGATCATCCCGCGTTCACGCAGATCGAACGCAGAGGCGGGCGGCAACCTGAGTACCGCGCAACGAAATATCAACGTGCTTGTCCAGCCGAAGGCTCAGTTCGCTGAGGCGATCCGATCGCTGCGGACCTCGCTGTTGCTGTCGACGACGGGACAACCTCCGAAGTTCATCGTGTTTACAAGCGCAACACCTTCGGAAGGCAAGACGACGACGGCTGCGAATCTGGCGTGCGTGCTGGCCCAGGGCGACTCGACTGTTCTGCTGATCGATGCCGATCTTCGGAGGCCCAACGTTCATCATCGGTTCGGCCTGAACGGCAAGGTGGGCGTGACGACTGTGCTGACTGGATCCTCGACGCTCGAGAACTCCGTGCAGCGGATCCCTGAGGTTCCCAATCTTTCCATTCTGCCTAGTGGCCCGGTTCCACCGTTTCCGACGGAGATGCTGACGTCTCATGCGATGGACACTTTGTTGGAAGAGTGCGGCAAGCACTACACGCATGTCGTTATCGACACCCCGCCGATCCTCTCTGTCACCGACGCTGTGCTTCTGGCGCGGAAGGCAGACGCTGTCGCGCTGGTGATCCGGCATGGCAAGTCCAGCAAGCATGTGGTACGCCGCGCTCGCGACCTGCTGATTCGGTCCGGGGCACCGCTCGCAGGCATCGTCCTGAATGCGGTCGACCTGAATGCACCTGAATACTATGGGTACTATGGCTACTCCGGTTATTCGTATTCCAGCATCGACTCCGACAGCTGGGAGGCGAAGGCGCCCTCCGACGACACGAAAAAAAGCAAGAGGAGGAGCTAA
- a CDS encoding polysaccharide biosynthesis/export family protein has protein sequence MSLRMAAMNKIKEAPEMGMRCAALLLLLCGFGASACGQFSGPSLSSGTPSNAPLTPTTDPAILYPVDRPLQIGAGDSLTIHLFGAPEFAHPQLVAQDGSLQVPLIGAVPVAGLSLYQASEKIAAQLKSAGMYKNPQVSLELILSPNQVVTITGEMHGLIPVFGERSLLSVLSSAGAYPPTASHTIIINRPGIPDPIVVDLGTDPSHSARADIPVFPRDTVVVPRVGVIYLLGAFKTQMAIPLEQNSPLTLMQAAALGGGVLFEGKYKDLRIIRTVGFERKVVKLDVKQVFKGKVPDPVLQADDIVYLPSSTVKAALNDGGFAAITSVASLLLTAFQYQLR, from the coding sequence ATGAGCTTACGGATGGCGGCGATGAACAAGATAAAAGAGGCTCCAGAGATGGGAATGCGTTGCGCGGCTCTGCTGCTGCTCTTATGCGGATTTGGAGCTTCGGCGTGCGGCCAATTCAGTGGCCCCTCGCTGAGCTCGGGAACTCCGAGCAATGCCCCCCTGACGCCCACCACCGATCCGGCTATTCTCTATCCGGTGGACCGGCCACTCCAGATCGGTGCTGGCGATTCGCTGACGATACATCTGTTCGGCGCTCCTGAATTTGCCCATCCGCAGCTGGTCGCACAGGATGGCTCGCTCCAGGTTCCCCTCATCGGGGCGGTCCCGGTCGCTGGCCTGTCCCTGTACCAAGCCTCAGAGAAGATCGCGGCGCAGCTGAAGAGCGCAGGCATGTACAAGAATCCGCAGGTGAGCCTGGAGCTCATCCTGTCGCCGAATCAGGTGGTAACGATCACGGGGGAGATGCATGGGCTGATTCCAGTCTTCGGAGAACGCTCCCTGCTCAGCGTTCTCTCCTCGGCTGGGGCGTATCCACCGACGGCCAGCCACACGATTATCATCAACCGGCCGGGGATTCCCGATCCGATCGTCGTCGATCTTGGAACGGACCCTTCGCATAGTGCGCGAGCCGACATTCCTGTGTTCCCTCGCGACACAGTGGTTGTTCCACGGGTTGGAGTCATTTATCTGCTGGGAGCGTTCAAGACACAGATGGCGATTCCGCTGGAACAGAATTCTCCTCTGACCCTCATGCAGGCCGCTGCGTTGGGCGGCGGCGTGTTGTTCGAGGGAAAGTACAAGGACCTTCGAATTATCCGCACTGTCGGGTTTGAACGCAAGGTAGTAAAACTCGATGTAAAGCAGGTCTTCAAAGGCAAGGTTCCCGACCCCGTGCTCCAGGCAGACGACATCGTCTATCTACCCTCCAGCACGGTTAAGGCGGCGCTCAACGATGGAGGATTCGCGGCAATTACCAGCGTTGCCTCCCTACTGCTGACTGCATTTCAATATCAGCTCCGCTAA
- a CDS encoding glycosyltransferase family 4 protein — MASVEIKDSSRGKVRLAYLVSHPIQYQAPLLRRIAQEPDIELTVFFGSDLSVRGYKDKGFGVEVKWDVPLLDGYRYEFLPKLRDTTGINVTSPMSHGILSRLRGRKGEPGFDALWVHGYATVNAMHGILAANALGIPVLLRAESWLRDRVRGSVKLALKNLFLAGLKRLVDATLPIGTLNTEYWRHYFGDDFRQFLMPYAVDNGYFQQRSLEAKAGRAELLAELNLDPARPVILFASKLQHRKHCDDLLEAYLRLSPGEGIEPLPYLVIVGDGEARGALEQRAAEAGFESIRFCGFRNQSELPRYFDIASVFVLPSRHEPWGLIVNEVMNAGRAVIISDDVGCQPDLITDGVQGAIFPVRDVDALTDALRRVLATPETAIAMGERAREHILRWSFEEDVRGLRTALAVVTGKIIA; from the coding sequence ATGGCCTCAGTTGAGATAAAGGACAGTTCGCGAGGCAAGGTTCGGCTGGCCTATCTGGTCAGTCATCCTATTCAATACCAGGCGCCTTTGCTGCGGCGGATTGCGCAGGAGCCGGATATCGAGTTGACCGTCTTCTTCGGGTCCGACCTATCTGTACGCGGCTACAAAGACAAAGGCTTCGGCGTAGAGGTCAAGTGGGACGTTCCGCTGCTGGACGGCTATCGCTATGAGTTTTTGCCGAAGCTACGGGACACCACCGGCATCAACGTCACCAGCCCGATGAGCCATGGCATTCTGAGCCGACTGCGAGGCCGTAAGGGAGAACCGGGGTTCGACGCTCTGTGGGTGCATGGCTATGCGACCGTCAACGCGATGCACGGCATTCTTGCAGCCAATGCTCTGGGGATTCCGGTGCTGCTGCGAGCGGAGTCGTGGCTGCGCGACCGGGTTCGCGGAAGCGTTAAGCTCGCGCTGAAGAATCTGTTTCTTGCAGGGCTGAAAAGGCTGGTAGATGCAACGCTGCCTATCGGCACTCTGAATACGGAGTACTGGCGCCATTATTTTGGGGACGATTTTCGGCAGTTCCTGATGCCGTATGCGGTGGACAACGGCTACTTTCAACAGCGGAGCCTGGAGGCAAAGGCGGGGCGCGCCGAGTTGCTTGCGGAGCTGAATCTCGATCCTGCGCGGCCGGTCATTCTCTTTGCGTCCAAGCTCCAGCACCGGAAGCACTGCGACGATCTACTGGAAGCTTATCTGCGGCTGTCACCGGGCGAGGGGATAGAGCCACTTCCCTACCTTGTCATCGTTGGAGATGGCGAGGCGCGTGGTGCGCTCGAACAGCGAGCGGCGGAGGCCGGTTTCGAGAGCATACGATTCTGCGGCTTTCGCAACCAGTCGGAGCTGCCTCGTTACTTCGATATCGCGAGTGTCTTCGTTTTGCCTTCGCGGCATGAGCCCTGGGGGCTGATCGTCAACGAGGTGATGAATGCGGGCCGTGCGGTCATCATCTCCGACGATGTTGGATGCCAGCCGGACCTGATTACGGATGGGGTGCAAGGAGCGATCTTTCCGGTGCGTGATGTGGACGCGCTGACCGATGCCCTGCGGCGCGTGCTTGCTACACCGGAGACGGCGATTGCCATGGGAGAAAGAGCACGGGAACATATTCTTAGATGGAGCTTTGAAGAAGATGTCCGCGGACTGAGGACGGCGCTCGCTGTAGTGACAGGAAAAATTATTGCGTAA
- a CDS encoding glycosyltransferase — translation MRILHIVGTIDPKAGGVSAAIRYLVAYDSAEYDHEIVSMDDPTAPFLSRIGVPVHAFGPTSSAYAYSSKLVPWLVANRDHFDGVFVHGLWGYGSLAAWRAFRGHTPYAVFVHGMLDSYFKHAFPLKHLKKWLYWHLVEYWVLRNAYKVLFTGDVEARLAKESFWLHRWSPHVVALGTMAPEGDPEVLKEAFWSLCPQVRGRQFLLFLGRIHRKKGCDLLVDAFVKVAAENPGLDLVVAGPDQEEWQFELMTRVATAGMTDRVHWVGMLQGDAKWGAYFASEAFILPSHQENFGIAVAEALACGRPVLLSDKVNIAPDIAADGAGRMEPDTADGTLRLLEGWVQMTAEAREAMGQQALLTFVQRYTMQTNAKAITHIFETVKGASVASR, via the coding sequence ATGCGCATTTTGCATATTGTTGGAACCATTGACCCGAAGGCTGGCGGTGTATCGGCGGCCATCCGGTATCTGGTCGCATATGACTCAGCAGAGTACGACCACGAGATCGTGTCGATGGACGATCCGACAGCGCCGTTTCTCTCAAGGATTGGAGTTCCGGTACATGCATTCGGGCCGACTTCTTCGGCCTACGCGTACAGCTCAAAGCTGGTGCCCTGGCTCGTAGCAAATCGCGACCACTTCGATGGAGTCTTCGTGCATGGGCTGTGGGGCTATGGCAGTCTCGCCGCATGGAGGGCTTTCCGTGGACATACTCCATATGCTGTGTTTGTCCATGGCATGTTGGATTCGTATTTCAAGCATGCGTTTCCGCTGAAACATCTGAAGAAGTGGCTGTATTGGCATCTTGTCGAATATTGGGTTTTGCGGAACGCGTACAAGGTGCTGTTTACCGGTGATGTCGAGGCGAGACTGGCAAAGGAGAGCTTCTGGCTACATCGGTGGAGCCCTCATGTGGTCGCTCTCGGCACGATGGCACCGGAGGGCGATCCTGAGGTTCTGAAGGAGGCGTTTTGGTCGCTTTGCCCGCAGGTACGGGGGCGTCAGTTTTTATTATTCCTCGGACGGATTCACCGCAAGAAGGGCTGCGACCTGTTGGTTGATGCCTTCGTGAAGGTCGCTGCTGAAAACCCAGGACTCGATCTGGTCGTTGCGGGCCCCGACCAGGAGGAGTGGCAGTTTGAGCTCATGACCAGGGTTGCCACAGCGGGGATGACAGACCGTGTACATTGGGTCGGGATGCTTCAGGGAGATGCAAAGTGGGGAGCGTACTTTGCATCGGAGGCCTTTATTCTGCCCTCGCACCAGGAGAACTTTGGAATCGCGGTGGCGGAGGCACTGGCATGCGGACGGCCGGTACTGCTTTCGGATAAGGTGAATATCGCTCCGGACATTGCGGCGGATGGGGCAGGCAGAATGGAGCCGGATACGGCGGACGGTACACTGCGTCTCCTGGAGGGATGGGTCCAGATGACGGCTGAGGCACGAGAGGCGATGGGTCAACAAGCGCTTCTCACCTTCGTTCAGCGATACACTATGCAAACGAACGCCAAGGCGATTACTCACATCTTCGAAACGGTCAAGGGAGCATCCGTAGCCAGCAGGTAA
- a CDS encoding putative colanic acid biosynthesis acetyltransferase, with translation MAKQAHYNAADHISAETAADPYLRPAFSRENRLRRLVWNLCWAVFYRMSPRPLHAWRAALLRAFGATMGPHCHFYPKSKVWAPWNLICADQVTAGDGAEIYNPAPMQFGSHAIVSQDAYVCGATHDFDDPAFPLLAYAMEIGANAWICARASVAPGVIVGEGAVLGLGSVATRNLEPWTVYAGVPAVKIKERRHGEQDGDTRTAV, from the coding sequence ATGGCGAAACAGGCTCACTATAACGCGGCGGACCATATTTCGGCCGAGACGGCCGCAGATCCGTATCTGCGGCCTGCATTCTCACGAGAAAACAGGCTGCGGCGGTTGGTGTGGAACCTGTGCTGGGCGGTGTTCTATCGAATGTCTCCGCGACCGTTGCATGCGTGGCGTGCTGCTCTGCTGCGGGCCTTCGGCGCGACGATGGGTCCGCACTGCCATTTCTATCCGAAGTCGAAGGTGTGGGCACCGTGGAACCTGATCTGCGCCGACCAGGTGACAGCCGGCGATGGAGCTGAGATCTATAACCCTGCTCCAATGCAGTTTGGGTCGCACGCCATTGTGTCTCAGGATGCCTATGTGTGCGGGGCGACGCACGACTTCGACGACCCGGCGTTTCCGCTGCTGGCGTATGCGATGGAGATCGGGGCGAATGCGTGGATCTGCGCGCGGGCCTCGGTGGCTCCAGGGGTGATTGTGGGAGAGGGCGCGGTGCTGGGGCTGGGATCGGTTGCGACGCGCAACCTGGAGCCCTGGACGGTGTATGCGGGCGTTCCGGCGGTAAAGATCAAAGAACGGCGCCATGGCGAACAGGATGGCGATACGCGAACCGCTGTGTAA